The DNA window GCACGGCATCCGGCTGGTGGCCCACCACGGCGTACACGCCCGCCATCATCAGTCCGTGCAGGGGCGCACGATGCACTTCGAGGTCGAACCCCTTGCCGGTGACCAGGCTCCATGCGGCGTGGTCGAACGGCTTGGCATCACCGTAGAGGGGGTCTTTCTTAAGGAACGGGTCAATTTGCCCGGCGACCAGGACGTAGGCTAGCCGAGTTACTAGGATAGCGACGAGGAGCCATACCTCGGCTCGGGAGAGCCTCCAGTCGAGCACTGCGGTAGGAACCTTCTCGGAGGAGTTAGTTCTGCCCACGGCGGCGCAGTGTACCCCGGCAATCATCCTCGAGCAAAGGGCTCGATAGCCGAGAATCCGTGGTAATATGTTGTTTTGAGAAAGGCACCGGCGTCTTCGGGGGGAAATGAAGGATGCCGGCGACGCTTTTTATGGGGGAACCATGGTAAACGGCGTCAGCATCTCCGTTGTTATTCCATGCTACAACGAGGCTGCAGGGATTGGAGAGACTCTGCGCGGCATTCCGGACTACGTAGACGAGATTATCTGCGTGGACAACAACTCGACGGACAACACGGTGGAGATTGCCCGCGCGGCAGGTGCAGTCGTTGTGCCCGAGCCCAATCAAGGCTACGGCCATGCCCTGTTGGGTGGGTTCCGAGCCGCAACCAAAGATGTCATCGTGACTATGGACGGCGACGGCACCTATCCTGCCGTGCAGATCGCCGAACTGGTGGACACTCTGCTGTGCGAGGACCTAGATTTCATCACCTGCTCGCGGTTCCCGCTGAAGCGGAAGGACTCGATGCGCTTCCGAAACGTCGTTGGGAACTACGCGCTCTCCCTCATCTTCGGGCTGCTCTACGGCAAGTGGCTACGGGACTCCCAGTCGGGTATGTGGGTGTTCCGGAGGAGCATCTTACCGCTGATGCACCTGGAAGGCGGAAGCTGGGAGTTCAGCGGGCAGATCAAGATCGAGGCCGGCACCAACCCCTACATCCAGTTTCGGGAAGTGCCGGTGGACTTCTATCCGCGCTACGGGAAGTCCCACTTCCACGGATGGCTGGCCGCGATCAAGGTGGGGATTCACGACATCCGGTGGATGATTAGCCAGCGTTTCGTCAACCGCAAGGCACGCCAGAAAGCGGCCTACGAGGCCTTGGCCGGCACGCACGTTGCACCAGTGCCCCTGGCCACTGTCCCAGAGCCGTCCGACGCCAGTGGCCAATAATTGCCACTCTGTGCGGAGCTTCACCGAACTCGCCGAAGCCCACCGTGAGCTGAACGCGCTCTTCCGGCGTCACCAGGAAGCGTTGGTGCTTCGCGAGACTCCCCAGGCTCTAGCGGCTCTCCATGAGTTTCGGGCAGCTCTGGGCGCCCACATGCGCGCCGAAGACGAGGTGCTGCTGCCGCTGTACGAGCAGGTAGGCGGTTCGGTGGAGGGCGGGCGACCGGAGCAGTTCGATGCCGAGCACCGCAAGATCGCGGCCGATATTGAGCGCATCGCCAACACGCTGAAGATTCTGGCGGCGCAGCCCACAATCGAGCCCGCCGAGGTCATCGAGCTGCTGGACGAAGAGTACCGGTTCAAGCACCTGATGGACCACCACGAGAGGCGCGAGGAGAAGTTCTTATTCCCACGCCTGGATGCCCTGCTCTCTCCCGAGGCCCGTGCGAAGGCTTGGGAGTCATACACCATGACTCTCTGCCAATCCCAATAGATATCCACAACCATCATCCGCCATCTGCGGATGATGGTTGGCGGACGCGTTGCAATCTCAGTACGCGATAGTGTGACCCGCCAAGCACCCCCCAATCATCCCGAGCGTAGCGAGGGAACCCTTTCTGCCGCCCCGCAGCGTCCAGCGCGAGGGAGCCTGCGGCGAAAAGCGAGAGCCGGAGGCATCAGAAAACCATCCCTCGGTCGCGAGCGATCGCGCGTGCCAGCGGAGGTCCTCCGCCGCTCCCTCGGGATGACAGAGTGGGCGCCGTGAGGGATGGATGGGCAAACAATGCGTGCGTTATGGTCGTTCCCCTCAACGCCCGGGTTCTCATGGAGGCCGAGGGGGGGCACAGCGCTCATCGGCAGGACGCCGAGGCTGGGGGCGGTAAGGAGGGTTAGTCCTCGCGGTCTCTGGGGATATCGCGTTGCATGGGCTCGTTGCCGGCCTTGTCCAGATCCCTCAGGGTCCGCTTCAGCGCGCCCTTCAGGTCCAGCTCCTTGGCTTCCTCGATCACCTTCTTGATGGCGCTGGGCTTCGCTTTCTTCGGCTTCGGCAGCTTCATCGTTCCACCACCTCCGCCTTGAATACGCACCAGAGTTGCTACAGGATGCACGCCGGGGAGTTGTGCGCAGCCAATGGCAGCGCATGGCGCGGGATTCTAGGGGATACAAACGGACTCCAGATGCGTTAGAATGGCGTTGCCGCCCCTCGAGTGCGGCAGCAAAGGGACGGATATGACGGGCCCGGATCGGTTTCAGTGCCCCAACTGCGGGGCGAACAACATGACAGGTGCCGCGGCCTGCTGGCAGTGTCGTATGCCGTTCGGGCAGGCGGCGCCACAGCCCGGCATGCCGTACCCGTTCTACGCCGCCCGCCAGCCTCGCCGCATGAGCTGCGGTCTCGCGGTGGCCTTGGCCCTGTTCTTTATGCTTGCCGGGGCTGGTCTAACCGCCTACTTTCTCATCCGCAAGTCATCGCTCGCCGTTACGCCTCCCGAAGACCCCATCGAGCATTCGGTACGGGACGCGCTGGGGCTTTCGCCCACGGAACGCGCCTTGCGCGACCTGAAGCAGAGCCAACCATCCGGCAACGGTGCGACTGCCATCTCCGGCATCATGGAGGGGCACACCAAAGAGGACGTACGAGAGCGACTGGGTGAACCGCAGAGCATCGAGCGTGGCTACCTGATCACGGAAGACAACCGCGAACTGCCACGCGAGGTGTGGCGCTACTCGTACGGGTGGGTGATGTTTCGCTACGAGAAGGTAGACAAGACGGGGCGCGGCGATCCACCCATCCTACGGCCCCAACCGGTGTACTCTCCGAATGGGGGGTACCGATGATCTCGCGCGAGCACTGGGATCGCTGGGCGCCGGGCGAGCGGCTGGTGGTCGCGATAGTGACCGCTTGCCTGATGATGGCCGCTGCGTTCATCGCCTTTCGTACGCCCCCCGCCGAACAGAAGACCCCATCGAAGCCCCAGCCGCCGTCAACAATCGGCAGAGTGACGCAGCCATCGCCCAAGGTTGGTCCAGTCAGCATCAACACCGCCGGGCAGGCCGAGTTGGAGACGCTGCCGGGCATCGGACCGGACCTGGCGCGCGAGATCGTGCAGGATCGTATTCGTAACGGACCATTCTTCTCCGTTGACCAACTGAAGAGGGTGAAAGGGATTGGTCCCCGAAAGCTAGAAGAACTGCGCAGTCGGATACGACTGTAGCCCTTGGTTTGCTTGAAAGGATAACCGCCATGAGAGTGCTGTTGTGCTGCGCAGCCGCGGAGAGTGTCGCATCCACTGTGAAGTCCCTGCTGGACCGCGGACACGAAGTCGAAGTGTTCGACCGCTGGCCCGAGATGCTCCATGATGCCAGATCGCGTCCATGCGATGCGATGGTGTTGGAGCTGTCGGCCGCGTTAGGCCCGGATGGCACGATAGAGCCGTACGAGCGGTTTGCCGAGGAGAAGATGGGGGACCCGAGACTACGCACCGTGCCGCTGATCCTGATCGCACTTCCGCCGGACGAGGAAGCCGACCAGATGGTGGGCTGGCCGGGCTTCCTGTATGCCTACCTGCGGCATCCGATGGACCCCGATGCGGTCTTGCGAGTGCTGGGCCACCTGCGGGAGGGAGCCATAACCTCGGCGTGATTCGGGTCTATCGGCGTTCGGGCAGGTTCATGTTGGTGGTGTGGCCGGGGAAGAGCGAGGCGCTGGGGTCAATCCGCGTCTTTGCATAGTTGACGGCCGTGCACACCTCGCCGACACCCGTGGCAATCAGTTTCAGTTTTCCCTCGTAGGAGGCGATGTCACCCGCAGCAAAGACCCCCGGCAGGTTCGTCTCTCTGCGTTCGTTTACGCGGATGCGGCTCCCGTCCAGGTCGAGTCCCCAGTCCTTGAGCGGGCCGATGTCGGCAACGAAACCGATGTTGACGCTGACTGCATCTGCTGGGACTTCCTCCATCTCGCCGGTTTTCGTGTGCTTCAGCGTGACGGACTGCAGGCGGTCCTCCCCGTGGAGCGCTGCGACCTCACGGAAGGTGAGCACCTCGACCGGACTCGCCAGCACCTGTTCCACCGTGTCTTCGTGGGCCGCGAACACGTCGCGCCGATGCACCAACAGGGTGCGCCCGGCATCCGGATGGAGCGCGAGTGCCCAGTCGAATGCGGAGTCTCCACCGCCCACGATGATCAGGTGTGGAACGGCAAAGTTAGACCGTTCTTTCACGCCGTAGTAGAGACCCTTGCCTAGGAAGCGCTCCTCCTCCGGCAGTCCAAGCCGTCTCGGCGTGAAGGAACCCACGCCCGCGGTGATGATGACAGTGCGTCCAGCGTGCTGCCTCTCTGCAGTGGTCAGGAGCCAGCCATCGGCGATCGGCTCCAGCGTCAAGCACTGCTCATCGAGGTACACCTCGGCGCCGAACTGGAGGCCCTGCTCGGACATGTTGGTCACCAGGTCGCGTGCGAGCACCTTCGGAAAGCCCGGCATGTCGTAGATATACTTCTCGGGGTAGAGCGCGGTGAGTTGCCCGCCGAGATCCGGCAAGCTGTCGATCAGCGTAACCGTCATCTTGCGTAAGCCCGCGTAGAACGCTCCGAATAACCCCACTGGGCCGCCGCCGATGATTAGCACGTCACGCATGGCCAGTTCCTTTTCCCCTTTCCGCGGCTCGCCGCCACCCCGAGAGTTCAACGCACAGATGGCGACTCCCGTCGGCATGCCCCTAAGTCTGCGGCATGCAACCGAGCGACGTCTCGCACCATGCTGATGTAGAATCCCATACGTCTATCATGGATCAATCACTCCAGTTCGAGCCGGAAGCCGAGGGGAGGAAGTTCGACGAGCAGACCGCCGAGCGCATCCTCTCTATTGCAGCGCGTCTACAGGAACGCGAGGGCGAGAAGTTGGACGAAGGACGCCTGAAGCGGATTGCCGAGGAGGCGGGGGTGCGCCCCGAGTACCTGGCGCTCGCCATGCAGTTGGTGGACAAGCAGGCCGAGACGGTGAAGCCGCCGAGGGGGAGCATCTGGCGTAGGCTTCGGGAGCCATACGACAGCGTGATGGGACCGAAGCGACGGGTGCTCGATGCCGGGCTGGTCGGGCTTTCAGGAGCGGTGCTGTCGGTCCTGTTCGGGGACATCGGACTGCCGGCGATCGGCACGGTGGCGGTCATCGCATCGGTCGCGGCTGGCTGCTGGAGCATGTTCAAGACGCACGCGGTGGGCTTCGGGACGCTGGCGGGGATGGCGTGGGGCGGCGCCTACGGGCTAGGGCACGCCCTGATGCATGGCACCTATGGCGGCGAGATCGTAGGCGGGTTGATGGGCGGTGCGCTGCTGGGTGTCATTGTCGGGGCAATCGGCTCCGGCTCTGCGCCCATCGCTCAGGCGGCACCGGCCCAGACAAGGATTTCGGCCCAGGCAACCACTACGGACCGGCAGGAGATGCTTCGGCAGCTTTACGAGCTACAGGACCGCTTGCGGCAGGGGACCCAGAACGCAACGTTCCTTTCGGTGGATGTCGTCGGCTCGACGCAGATGAAGTTGGGGGCCGATCCACTCGCGGTCGAGTATTCGTTCGGTGCGTATCATCAAGTGGTCGGGCAGATCGTCCGGGAATGCGGCGGTCAGGTGCATAACACCTCTGGTGACGGCATTACTGCGGTGTTCGACCTGCCGGAGAGAGCTTTGTCCGCCGCACGGGCCATCCAGCGTGCCGTGCCCAAGCTGAACGCGGAGCAAAATCGTCTGGCCACGCCTTTCTCCGTCCGGTGTGGCATCCACTCCGGTGCGGTGGTCGCGCCGCACGGAGACTTGCGGGGCGTCGAGTTCGCACATGTGATCGATATCGCCGCCCACCTTCAGAAGGCCGCACCGCCGGGGGGAATCGTGATCAGCGAAGGATGTGCGGCCGAGGTGCACGATCCCCTGCTGCGATTGGGGCTGATCGAGACGGTGGTAGAGGGCGTATCCGCCCACGTGTTTCCGCCCATCCCCGAGGCCCCTGGCACCTCGTAGCCTTTCCTGTTTGGCCTGACTGCACGCGATTTGGCCCGTCTTCCGCCATGTGCTCGGTGGCCCTTTCGAGGGACTCAGTGACGCAAGGAGCACATCGGGAATGCATAGGAGACTGGCCCTTCTGAGCCTCATCTCACTCTCCGTCGCAGCGACTGCGCAGTTTAGCGGGAACCTAGCAGACTATGGCGTAGACGTCGGCGGCAACCTGTTCAACGGCCCCATCGGCGGATCGTTCGCGGACCTTCAGCCGGGCGGCGGCGGCGCCGGCGCCAGCGCGGCATCGGCCGACGCGGGCGTGTCTGGCCTGATAAGCTGGTACGTCTGGGATGGCTTCGGGCCCCACGGCAATGCGGGCGTGGGCACCCACAAGAACCTCCGCGACTTCGGCGGCCAGCAGTTCGACGTAAAGGCCCTCTACCTGACCAATGACGCGACCTATCTGTACATCGCAATTGTTACGGGCTTCGACCCGGCGGGCACCGCCGACCCCTACGGGCGGTCGCGGACGTATCGGGTGGGCGACATAGCCATCAATCCGGACTGGGCGGCCAAGACCTCGCAGTACGGCATCATCCTGCCCACCGCTGCGGTCGGACATCTGGGAACCGCAAGCGTGATGGCGGGTGGCCTGTGGCACACGCCGGACAAGGACGTCGGCTTCGGGCCCGACCCCTACTCGAACTACAAGAGCGGCGGAACGCTGACCGGTATCGTGGCGGACGTGCGCTACTCGGGAGTGCTCTACAACGGCAATCCGGTTTTCTACAGCGATCCGGTTACCAACACCAACATCCCGCTTCGCCTTCTGGAGGCTCGGATTGCGTGGGCGGACCTGGGTCTGAACTACGGGGACACCGTGAATGTGAGCTGGGCCGTGTCCTGCAACAACGACTCACTCGCGGGGGCTCACACGCTCGCCGTGCCGGAGCCTTCCACCGTCTCCGCGTTGCTCGCGGCAATGGGCTCGTTTGCAGCGATGGCGCGACGCCGCAGGCGGTAATCCGCGACGTACGGGAACCCAACGGGCCGAGAGCTGCCGCTCTCGGCCTTCGCTGTTGGTGGGGTCTAAGGTAGTTTCGTCGTCCCGGCACTGATCCTCGGGCCGGAGGGAGGCCGGAATTACGTGTGCGACGATACGGGGATTTTTAGCGATTCTAAGATTCCCGGCTTCTTACGGGCAAAGGTCGTGATATACTACTTTCGTCACCATGGCGCGAAGTCGTATCGCGCCACGTTCTATTACGCGCCGCGTGACCGGCGCCACTCGTGAGCGAGGGAGAGGTTTTCATGATCAAGAGCGCACTGGCCAGCCTGCTCGTATCGGTGTTCGCCGTGTCGCAGGCCGCTAACGTAGGCATCTTCGACGACACCCGCCTCTATAGCTCCATCTACAACCTGGAAACCGGCGCAGCGATGACGGAACTTCGGAGCATCTACCAGGCTCGCGGTGCGGTGTTCCATCAGACCGACTCGCTGACGGCCGAGTTTCTGTCCGGGGTATCGGCGCTTCACATCGCCTCCATCTCGGCCCAGAACCTGAGCGCGTCCGAGAAGGCGAACCTGGTCAGCTGGGTTCAGAGCGGCGGAACGCTGCTCATCTTCGGGGAGTGCGGATGCTATGGCACTCAGGCGGCCTACAACAGCTTCCTGAACGAGTTCGGGGTGACTCTATCGGGGACGACTTCTTACGGGCCTGGCACGGTGGTTGCTTCCCACCCGATCACCCAGGGTCTGACTTCTGTGTACATCGGCAAGAACGGCACACTCGCTGGTCCATCGTCAGCCAAGAGCCTGATCAATGACCAGTACAACTATGTTGCCGCACTGGTGATGGAGTACACGCAGCAGACGGGATCCGGGCGCGTGTTTGTGATGGGCGACGGCGACATGTTCACCGACGTGTACATGCAGGCGTATCCGAATAACAAGGTGCTCGCCGAAAACTTCGCCTCTTGGGCGCTCAACGCGATGCCGGTGCTCAGCGGCACGATCTCGTTGCCGGGGTACCTCGGCGAGGTCGCCGGATTGCCGCTCAGCGTGCAGTTGTTCGACGGTGTGAACCTGGTGGGCAGCTACAGCACCACGTTGGGTCCCGGCGGCGCGTACTCCGTGACCGTCTCGGAGCCGGGCACGTGCGACGTTGTCGTGAAGCCCTATCGTTGGCTGAGCCGCAGGCAGACGAACGTTCTGATCGCCGGCAACACGGTGTTGGACTGGACCATGGCGTACAACGGCGACGTGAACGGGGACAACATTGTTGACCTCATGGACCTGAACGGCGTGCTATTGCAGTTCGCCCAAACCGGCCCTCTGACGGGAGACCTGGACGGAGACAGCCAGGTGGGGCTCAACGACTTGAACATCGTGCTGATCAACTTCACGAAGACGGGCGAGTAGCTCGTCGCTTAGATGGTCCTTCGGCGGTCCGGGCGGTACACCGCCCGGACCGCTCGCTATTCACTCTTCTCGGGAGTGTTCGCAGGACGCAAAAGCTGAGTGGGCTCGACGTCCGGCTCGCCGTGTGCGGCGCGCAGCAGGGTCTCCGAGCCCTCGTCATAGGCACCCGACGCACGCAGCAAGGTAGCGGCGTCGCGCTGCAGCTCAATGCGCTTTTCGACCCTGTTCTTTGCCTCCTCGGCTTCCTTCCGGACTTCCTCCGGCCCGTCACGCAGCACCCGCTCGACCGGGCCGAGGGCAGGAGCCGCACCGAACATGCCTACTACTCGAAGTAGCCCACGCAGAAGCTTCGGCTCCTTGTGCGACAGCAGGGAGATCAGGGCGTTGCGCTGTGCGACATCGAAGCTCTCGACATGCCCCTGCTCGACGCGGGGCAACAGCTCGGTGAGCAGTGGGATGACGCTGGAGGCCAACTGCTTCTCGGACGCAGCGAGGGCGAGCGGCCCGACGGCACGCGGCTCGCTCAGGGAGGCGAGCGCATTGGCCATGCTCTTGCGGACCAACACGGCCCTAGCGGCCAGCACCGTGACTAGGCCCCACATGCCGCCGAAGGCGCCGCCTGACCCCCCATCGCCCGTCAAAAGGGGAACGACAACCGCAACCGTGAAGAATAGCAGCAGAGCCGCCAGAACGATGGGTGCGAACTTCCGCCTCTTGGCTTCCGAATTCTCTTGCTTGGCCATCGCATCGAGCAGCAGCTCCACCGCCCGGTCATCGCCGATGCGACCGAGAACTAGCGCAGCGGCTTCTCTGGCACGATCCGGCGCCCCGCCGTCCTGGACTAGGAATCCAAGAGGTTCGATGACACGTTCTCTCGCCGAAACCATCGTGTCCATCGCCCGCTGACGCGTCTCATCGTCCCTGAGGCTGAGCTGCCTCTTCAGGACCTTGTAACGGGTCAGTCCCTCTCGCTTTGGCCACCCCGGATGCCAAGCCTCGCGGTAGCCACAGCCTCTGCACGCGGCTAGGGGTAGTGCCTCGTCGGGAGCGAGCTCACTTCCGCAAGTCGGGCAGGTCATCGGGCTATCAGCTACCATCACGCGCCTCCGGGCAAGCTACCATTCTGACATAGCTACGCACACCGGCGGTCGAGGTTGCAGCGATCACAGGCCACACCGACCTTTCTGCTCTCGAGGTGTTGCGTTGGCGGGGGCTGGACCACCTCCCCACGAATGCTCTCACGTAACGTGAGCCCGTCTCATAACGTTAGGAGTCAAGACGGCGGCGGAGCGGCGTCTCGGCCGCTCCGCCGACGGAGCGCAGCATTACTCGCTCACGCTGATCGCGCAGTGGATGCCGACGGACTGTGGCTCCGGAACGCTTAGGCCCTTCGGCTCGCTTTCCTCGCTCTCGCACGCCGCGAGTCTCCGCGCGGAGGGCCGCGCCATTTCTCGGCATGCTGATTGCCACGCGAGTCCAATTTCAGCTTCCAATGAATAGGAGTCACAAAGGGGCCAAAAACGTTACATGCCCGCTCGCTGAATTTTGACTTTTTTCGAGTCCGTGCTCGAGTGGGTGGTGCGGGGACCGTGGTGTAGCCGTCTCGGCGATAGCCTTTGGATCAGCGGGACGCCCGTAATTTCGCCGTCTCGGCGATGCAATCATCCGGCGGGGACGAGGCGGGAGAGGTCGCACTGCCTACTGGGACCATGCAGGAAAAACTGCTGGGGCACCGAATAAACAGGCGGTCCGGGTTCGCCTGGGACTAGGTCACGCGGATCGGAGGTACCCGGTCTATGGAGTTGGATGCCCTAACGCTGTCTAGATTTCAGTTTGCGCTCACGGTAGCATTCCACTATCTTTTCCCGCCCCTCACTATCGGCCTCGGCGTGATCATGGTGTACACCGAGGGAAAGTTCCTTCGGACCAAGGACCCGCAGTACGAGGCACTCACACGCTTCCTTACGCGCATTTTCGCCGTCACGTTCGCTATGGGCGTTGCCTCCGGCATCGTCATGGAGTTCCAGTTCGGAACCAACTGGTCCACCTACTCCCGATACGTCGGCGACGTGTTCGGCTCCGCACTCGCAGCGGAGGGCATTTTCGCCTTCTTCTTAGAGTCGGGCTTCTTGGCGGTCTTGGTCTTCGGTTGGGATCGAGTGTCGCCGAAGATGCACTTCTTTTCGACCTGTATGGTGTCGCTGGGCTCGATGTTCTCGGCCATCTGGATCGTAGTGGCGAACTCATGGCAGCAGACGCCGGCAGGGCACAAGATCGTCGAGTTCGGTACCGGACAGCGAGCGGAGATCACGAGCTTCTGGGAGCTGGTGTTCAACCCTTCGAGTATGCATCGGCTGGGCCACGTGCTGCTCGGCGCGTTCATCCTCGGCTCGTTCTTCGTGATGAGCATTTCCGCTTACTACATCCTGAAGAAGCGGTTCGAGGAACCGGCCAAGCGCATGTTCTCTGCGGCGCTCGGCCTCGGGACGGTCGCGGCGATACTGGCAGCCTTCAGCGGGCACTTCCAGGCCGCCACCGTCGCTGAGACACAGCCGTCGAAGCTGGCTGCGTTCGAGGGCCTGTTCCACACACCCAAGGAAGGCGAGGGTGCGCCGCTGTACATCATCGGCTTCCCGGACCAGGAGAACCGCACCGTCAACGCAGGCATCGCGGTCCCGGGCCTGCTGAGCTGGCTCGTGTATGGTGACATGGGCAGGCCGGTGGCGGGATTAGATCAGTTCCCGCCGGACGAATGGCCGCCGGTCGCTCTCACCTTTTACAGCTACCATATCATGGTGTTGCTAGGTGTTTTCTTCATCGTCATCACGCTGCTCGCGCAATTCCTGCGCTGGCGCGGAACACTGTTTCAAACGCGGTGGCTGATGTGGGTGTTCGTGTTTGCCATCGTCGGGCCTTATATCGCCAACCAGTTAGGATGGATGGCAGCCGAGGTGGGCCGACAGCCATGGGTGGTATACGGACTTCTGAAGACCGCGGATGCGTTCTCGCCGACGGTGCCTGCAGCACAGATTGCCACGTCCATTGCGTTGTTCATCGTGATCTACTCGCTGCTGTTCTTCCTGTGGCTCTACGTGCTGAACAACAAGATCCAACAAGGACCGGTAGAGCTGGAAGCAGCGGGGGCGAAGCGTGAGGTAGGGTTCTTCGAAGCGGCGGCAGAAGCTGCGGGCAAGGAGCACCTGACGGGTAGCGAGGTGACGGAAGACGTAGCGGAGAGAGAGGAGGAGTAGACATGGAGCTGAGTCTGAACCTCGTCTGGTTCATCCTATTGGGCGTGCTACTCACCGGGTATGCCATTCTGGACGGCTTCGACCTCGGGGTCGGCATTCTCCACCCGCTCGCGAAGACCGACACCGAGCGACGCATCTTTATGAACTCCATCGGCCCCCTATGGGATGGCAATGAGGTGTGGTTGGTGACGTTCGGCGGCGCGCTCTTCGCTGCGTTCCCCGAGGCGTATGCAACCGCATTCTCCAGCTTCTACCTCGCCTTCATGCTGCTGTTGTTCGCGCTGATCTTTCGCGCGGTGTCCATGGAGTTTCGCAGCAAGCTGGAAGTGCCGGGGTGGAGGAGGTTTTGGGACTACTCCTTCTTCGTAGCCAGCGCCGTTGCTACACTGCTTTTCGGCGTGGCAGTAGGCAATGCTATGCAGGGGCTGGCAATTGGAGCGGATCGGGAGTATGTGGGTAGCTTCTTCGATCTCTTGCGCCCATATCCGCT is part of the Fimbriimonadia bacterium genome and encodes:
- a CDS encoding glycosyltransferase family 2 protein; translated protein: MVNGVSISVVIPCYNEAAGIGETLRGIPDYVDEIICVDNNSTDNTVEIARAAGAVVVPEPNQGYGHALLGGFRAATKDVIVTMDGDGTYPAVQIAELVDTLLCEDLDFITCSRFPLKRKDSMRFRNVVGNYALSLIFGLLYGKWLRDSQSGMWVFRRSILPLMHLEGGSWEFSGQIKIEAGTNPYIQFREVPVDFYPRYGKSHFHGWLAAIKVGIHDIRWMISQRFVNRKARQKAAYEALAGTHVAPVPLATVPEPSDASGQ
- a CDS encoding hemerythrin domain-containing protein; protein product: MRSFTELAEAHRELNALFRRHQEALVLRETPQALAALHEFRAALGAHMRAEDEVLLPLYEQVGGSVEGGRPEQFDAEHRKIAADIERIANTLKILAAQPTIEPAEVIELLDEEYRFKHLMDHHERREEKFLFPRLDALLSPEARAKAWESYTMTLCQSQ
- a CDS encoding ComEA family DNA-binding protein, with protein sequence MISREHWDRWAPGERLVVAIVTACLMMAAAFIAFRTPPAEQKTPSKPQPPSTIGRVTQPSPKVGPVSINTAGQAELETLPGIGPDLAREIVQDRIRNGPFFSVDQLKRVKGIGPRKLEELRSRIRL
- a CDS encoding NAD(P)/FAD-dependent oxidoreductase; its protein translation is MRDVLIIGGGPVGLFGAFYAGLRKMTVTLIDSLPDLGGQLTALYPEKYIYDMPGFPKVLARDLVTNMSEQGLQFGAEVYLDEQCLTLEPIADGWLLTTAERQHAGRTVIITAGVGSFTPRRLGLPEEERFLGKGLYYGVKERSNFAVPHLIIVGGGDSAFDWALALHPDAGRTLLVHRRDVFAAHEDTVEQVLASPVEVLTFREVAALHGEDRLQSVTLKHTKTGEMEEVPADAVSVNIGFVADIGPLKDWGLDLDGSRIRVNERRETNLPGVFAAGDIASYEGKLKLIATGVGEVCTAVNYAKTRIDPSASLFPGHTTNMNLPERR
- a CDS encoding adenylate/guanylate cyclase domain-containing protein, which encodes MDQSLQFEPEAEGRKFDEQTAERILSIAARLQEREGEKLDEGRLKRIAEEAGVRPEYLALAMQLVDKQAETVKPPRGSIWRRLREPYDSVMGPKRRVLDAGLVGLSGAVLSVLFGDIGLPAIGTVAVIASVAAGCWSMFKTHAVGFGTLAGMAWGGAYGLGHALMHGTYGGEIVGGLMGGALLGVIVGAIGSGSAPIAQAAPAQTRISAQATTTDRQEMLRQLYELQDRLRQGTQNATFLSVDVVGSTQMKLGADPLAVEYSFGAYHQVVGQIVRECGGQVHNTSGDGITAVFDLPERALSAARAIQRAVPKLNAEQNRLATPFSVRCGIHSGAVVAPHGDLRGVEFAHVIDIAAHLQKAAPPGGIVISEGCAAEVHDPLLRLGLIETVVEGVSAHVFPPIPEAPGTS
- a CDS encoding PEP-CTERM sorting domain-containing protein encodes the protein MHRRLALLSLISLSVAATAQFSGNLADYGVDVGGNLFNGPIGGSFADLQPGGGGAGASAASADAGVSGLISWYVWDGFGPHGNAGVGTHKNLRDFGGQQFDVKALYLTNDATYLYIAIVTGFDPAGTADPYGRSRTYRVGDIAINPDWAAKTSQYGIILPTAAVGHLGTASVMAGGLWHTPDKDVGFGPDPYSNYKSGGTLTGIVADVRYSGVLYNGNPVFYSDPVTNTNIPLRLLEARIAWADLGLNYGDTVNVSWAVSCNNDSLAGAHTLAVPEPSTVSALLAAMGSFAAMARRRRR
- a CDS encoding cytochrome ubiquinol oxidase subunit I, which codes for MELDALTLSRFQFALTVAFHYLFPPLTIGLGVIMVYTEGKFLRTKDPQYEALTRFLTRIFAVTFAMGVASGIVMEFQFGTNWSTYSRYVGDVFGSALAAEGIFAFFLESGFLAVLVFGWDRVSPKMHFFSTCMVSLGSMFSAIWIVVANSWQQTPAGHKIVEFGTGQRAEITSFWELVFNPSSMHRLGHVLLGAFILGSFFVMSISAYYILKKRFEEPAKRMFSAALGLGTVAAILAAFSGHFQAATVAETQPSKLAAFEGLFHTPKEGEGAPLYIIGFPDQENRTVNAGIAVPGLLSWLVYGDMGRPVAGLDQFPPDEWPPVALTFYSYHIMVLLGVFFIVITLLAQFLRWRGTLFQTRWLMWVFVFAIVGPYIANQLGWMAAEVGRQPWVVYGLLKTADAFSPTVPAAQIATSIALFIVIYSLLFFLWLYVLNNKIQQGPVELEAAGAKREVGFFEAAAEAAGKEHLTGSEVTEDVAEREEE